The DNA sequence GCGCATCCGCATCCGGTTGAACGTCAGCCAGTTCGCGTCGACATTCGGGTCGGTGCGCATCAGATACCAGGCGGCACGCTGGAAGAACACCGCCAGCATCGTCGCGGCCGTCGTCATCGCCCGGATGCGGCTGAAGTAGCTGTCGTGGAAGTAGACCGCCACATCGTGGGCGACGCTGCGGTGCTCGACCTCCTCACTGCCGTGCCAACGGAACAGGTCGACCAGTGTGGGATCGGCCCCGTAGTCGTCCCAGGTGCAGTTCAGCGCGAAGTCCCCCATGACGGCGGTGTAGTGCTCGATGGCCGCGATCAGCCACAACCGGTCGCTGAGGTGGTTGAGCCGGCGCGTCGGATCGGTTGTCGTCGGCGGCGCCAGCGCCTCCCGGAAGAGGTGTTCGACCTGCGCGACGACCGGCGCCGGGTCCACCCCACGGGCCTCCATGAACGAGTGCAGCACCTGCTCGTGCACGTCGGCGTGGGTGGCCTCCTGCCCGACGAAACCGCGGATGTCGTCGGCCAGTTTGGGGTCCTTGACCATCGGCAGCGCCTCGTTGAAGGTCTGGACGAACCAGCGCTCACCGGCCGGAAGCACCAAATTCAGCACACTGACCACGTGCGAAGCCGCCGGATGCCCCGGAATCCAGTGCAGTGGCGCGTCCGCGACGTCGAATTGGACCTTGCGGGCCTGGATCTGAACGGGGCCGGGATCGACTTCATCGCGGAAACGACGCGGACGCAACATTGCGGGCACTCCATCGGTGGTGAACTCGAGGGTCTTCCCGCCAGTCTAGAACCCGCGCGGCCGGTTACCGGGACCGCGGGTCCCGGGTAGCTGTCAGGGCTGGGGTGAGGTGTTGGCGACGATCGGCGCGCCCATGCCGGGCGGCGGACCCGCG is a window from the Mycolicibacterium poriferae genome containing:
- a CDS encoding metal-dependent hydrolase, with the translated sequence MLRPRRFRDEVDPGPVQIQARKVQFDVADAPLHWIPGHPAASHVVSVLNLVLPAGERWFVQTFNEALPMVKDPKLADDIRGFVGQEATHADVHEQVLHSFMEARGVDPAPVVAQVEHLFREALAPPTTTDPTRRLNHLSDRLWLIAAIEHYTAVMGDFALNCTWDDYGADPTLVDLFRWHGSEEVEHRSVAHDVAVYFHDSYFSRIRAMTTAATMLAVFFQRAAWYLMRTDPNVDANWLTFNRMRMRDSKLGLLPRYRYLFGTATLSYFRPGYSPEEFGSTAQAVAYLASSPAARAAHL